The genomic stretch GCATACGCTGGGCGAAGAATTTCAGGTGGGTAACGAACCGCTGATAGCTCAGCGACTCTTCGTCATATTCAAGACGCAGCTGGTATTTCACCAGATTGAGGATTTCCTGCATCACGCGGGTAATGCGCGCCACTTCCGGCATTTCACCGTTCAGCTGCGCATTGACCAGATGCAGGGCAATAAATCCGGCTTCATCCACCGGCAGACGCACGCCCAGACGCGCATCGATAATGTCCAGCGCTTCCAGGCCTAACGCATATTCTTTCGGATATAACCGGCGCGTTTCCCACAACAACGCATTGCTGATGGGCACGCCCTGTTTCTGCCGTTCAATGGCAAAATTACAGTGATCGGTCAGCGCGATATACAGATTTTCCTGCAACTTTCCCAGCCGGGTTCTTGCCTGCGAGATGATCTGGTCGCAGGTGGTCATCACTTCCATCGGAATATGCGAGAGCAGCTCCGTCAGGTGCGCGACCAGTTCGTCGTTTTGCAAGGCAAAGATTTTCTCGATTTTGCTGTCATCAAGTTCATCTCCCGTTTTTTTCATAAACGCCAGACCGCGGCCCATGACGACCTGTTCCCGCTGCTGATCGTTGACGACAACCACCACGTTATTATTTAAAATTTTGGCGATTTTCATTGTGATTCCCTGAAAAGAAAAACCCGACCGTCAGCGAAGAAGATCAGGTTTTGTCTGCCGCAGCATTGCGTATCTGCCTGATAATTCTAGCAGGTTAGATCAGCCACTCAATGCACATTACTGAAAAAGCGTGATAACGATCCCGGCGTTCCGACATGCCCTGCACTCAGAACGTGACAATGGCTTTCAGCCCGGTCACCCACGCATCCTGCGTTTCTTTCACGCCACCCGGACGGTACCAGTATTGCAAATCCGGTTGCAGAATAAGCCATGAGCGCACTTTGACCTGATAATACAAATCGGCGTTGACCGAGTGCCCGGACAGCGGCGTATACAGCGGATTGCCGTAATCATCGACCTGATAAATGGCATTCAGGTTTTCCTGATTCTGCCGGTAATGATCGCTCATTTTAATGTACGTCATGCCAAAGCCGAGCCAGTCGTCAGGGCGCGCATCAAACAGCCCGCGATAACGCATAGATGCAGCCTGCGTGAGGTGAATCGCGTTGCTTCGCTGATCGGCCAGCCCGAGGCTGTACGACACGCTCATGCCCCGGTTCGGATCATCGCCGCGCTGCGTCACCTGCTGGTTGAAACCGGTGTACATAAACCAGGTGCTGCTGTGGGAACGGTAACCGTCCGGGTCACTGGCCCCGACGCTTTGCGTTTTCCCCTCCGAAAGATCCTGCTGCGGCGAGTTGGTGT from Rahnella sikkimica encodes the following:
- the bglG gene encoding transcriptional antiterminator BglG — translated: MKIAKILNNNVVVVVNDQQREQVVMGRGLAFMKKTGDELDDSKIEKIFALQNDELVAHLTELLSHIPMEVMTTCDQIISQARTRLGKLQENLYIALTDHCNFAIERQKQGVPISNALLWETRRLYPKEYALGLEALDIIDARLGVRLPVDEAGFIALHLVNAQLNGEMPEVARITRVMQEILNLVKYQLRLEYDEESLSYQRFVTHLKFFAQRMLNRTVVADDDMTLHVAVKENYPQAWQCSEKIGEYLAAQYQRGLTTEEIMYLSINIERVRKESKPQDRA